A genome region from Alicyclobacillus acidocaldarius subsp. acidocaldarius DSM 446 includes the following:
- a CDS encoding IS256 family transposase — MAQYQITVDDEILEGLFQRDGGVAKLVESVVNQILQAQVQEQLKAAPYERTKERQGYRNGTVTRTLTTRVGRLVLRVPRVRNGQFSTELFARYQRSEQAFIIALMEMVVNGVSTRDVAKITEQLCGTTFSKSTVSELCKRLDPIGQGWNHRSLAEHRYPFLLVDALVLRIREEGRDRSRAAMIAVGINEEGYRGILGLMLGDSESEASWREFFAWLKNRGLRGVDVVVSDSHGGLVKALHTEFQGCTWQRCQTHFMRNLLDATPKALQEEVYQQVRAVLDAPDLKTARLLKDAFVEAYAEKAPKAVQVLEDGFDDVTAVLVLPERYRRRLRTTNGVERLNEEIRRRERVIRIFPNRESAIRLLGALLMEIDEEWTTGRKYLNMDEYEAWKKAQEASRGSTQACAATA, encoded by the coding sequence ATGGCTCAGTACCAGATTACCGTGGACGACGAGATTTTGGAAGGCCTCTTTCAGCGGGATGGAGGCGTGGCAAAGCTGGTGGAGAGTGTGGTCAACCAGATCCTCCAAGCGCAAGTGCAGGAGCAGCTGAAAGCGGCGCCATACGAGCGCACGAAAGAACGCCAAGGCTATCGCAACGGAACAGTCACCCGCACCCTTACAACCCGTGTGGGGCGGCTGGTGTTGCGGGTTCCGAGGGTCCGGAATGGCCAGTTCTCCACAGAGCTGTTTGCTCGGTACCAGCGCAGCGAACAAGCGTTCATCATCGCCCTAATGGAGATGGTTGTGAATGGCGTGTCCACCCGGGACGTGGCGAAAATCACCGAGCAGTTGTGCGGCACGACGTTCTCGAAGTCCACGGTCTCCGAGCTGTGCAAGCGCCTTGATCCCATCGGTCAGGGATGGAATCATCGCAGCCTTGCTGAGCACCGTTATCCGTTCCTGCTGGTGGACGCTTTGGTACTCCGGATTCGGGAGGAAGGGCGTGATCGCTCTCGAGCGGCCATGATCGCAGTTGGCATCAACGAAGAAGGGTATCGTGGGATTCTCGGCTTGATGCTGGGCGACAGCGAATCGGAGGCCAGTTGGCGGGAGTTCTTTGCCTGGCTGAAGAACCGGGGTCTCCGCGGCGTTGACGTTGTGGTGTCTGACAGTCATGGCGGGCTGGTGAAGGCACTGCACACGGAGTTTCAGGGATGCACCTGGCAACGGTGCCAGACACACTTTATGCGCAACCTCTTAGACGCCACACCGAAGGCATTGCAGGAGGAGGTCTACCAACAGGTCCGCGCGGTCCTGGATGCGCCTGACCTGAAGACTGCACGGTTGCTCAAAGATGCGTTTGTCGAGGCTTACGCAGAGAAGGCACCGAAGGCGGTGCAGGTGTTGGAGGATGGGTTTGATGATGTAACCGCTGTTTTGGTCTTACCTGAGCGATATCGGCGGCGCTTACGCACCACCAACGGTGTCGAACGGCTCAACGAAGAAATTCGGCGCCGCGAGCGCGTCATTCGCATCTTCCCCAACCGGGAATCGGCGATCCGTCTGCTGGGGGCGTTACTCATGGAAATCGACGAAGAATGGACGACGGGGCGGAAATATCTCAACATGGACGAGTATGAGGCATGGAAGAAGGCACAGGAGGCTTCGAGAGGGTCAACGCAGGCTTGTGCAGCAACGGCCTAA
- a CDS encoding WD40/YVTN/BNR-like repeat-containing protein: MSSSFSPIQLSAGSPGTLWVEGYQKNHFVLVRTLNLGIEWQRVRLPMNPPSYSTTASAAANGQSSYPELYVENQRDVWIAWRDIKKSFIWVEYTWNAGVSWRVVSIPVSTEASVVCQLTFINPRTGWLVVESSGASEQSDKWIYQTLNGGNTWHLVYRANSDVPRLLAGTSQHLTFCTVTNGFWLVADPILPGISLYKTTDGGVHWKRIFVSVPAQYANDDTIDVWGPTFSRNSPEDGVFAVTFYTSDVAPTMHLEVFETKDGGVTWRWVKVKNLPSEYGNYILRFFNTSIASLSLNDKIYNTTDGGRTWVLNSDLDHWMTPNSYVLDLEFSSRETMWLIINRKPSQKDANTWLLKKVFGEEGESLENANKG, from the coding sequence ATGTCCAGTTCGTTTTCACCTATTCAACTGAGTGCGGGGAGTCCCGGTACTTTGTGGGTGGAAGGGTATCAAAAGAATCATTTTGTTCTCGTTAGAACCTTGAATTTGGGGATAGAATGGCAAAGGGTACGACTGCCGATGAATCCTCCGTCCTATTCAACGACAGCATCGGCTGCAGCGAATGGTCAATCGAGCTATCCTGAGCTGTATGTGGAAAATCAACGCGATGTATGGATAGCTTGGAGGGATATCAAAAAATCGTTCATTTGGGTTGAGTATACGTGGAATGCTGGGGTGAGTTGGAGAGTTGTCTCGATTCCTGTGAGTACAGAGGCAAGCGTTGTATGTCAGCTGACGTTTATAAATCCTCGCACAGGATGGCTGGTTGTTGAGTCAAGCGGCGCATCAGAACAATCGGATAAATGGATTTATCAGACGTTGAACGGCGGTAACACATGGCATCTCGTCTACCGTGCCAATTCGGATGTACCTCGGTTGCTTGCCGGGACGTCTCAGCACTTGACGTTCTGTACTGTGACGAATGGGTTTTGGCTTGTTGCAGATCCTATCTTGCCTGGGATTTCGCTGTATAAGACCACGGATGGAGGAGTGCACTGGAAACGTATTTTTGTTTCAGTCCCTGCTCAGTATGCCAATGACGATACGATTGATGTGTGGGGGCCCACGTTTTCCCGAAACTCTCCGGAAGATGGAGTGTTTGCAGTTACCTTTTATACCTCAGATGTGGCACCGACAATGCACCTCGAAGTGTTCGAAACGAAGGACGGCGGAGTAACATGGCGATGGGTAAAAGTTAAAAACTTGCCTTCTGAATACGGAAATTATATTTTAAGATTTTTTAATACATCAATAGCATCTTTATCACTTAATGATAAAATTTATAATACAACAGATGGGGGACGGACATGGGTTTTGAATTCAGATCTTGATCATTGGATGACGCCAAATTCATATGTTCTGGATTTGGAATTCTCAAGTCGTGAAACGATGTGGCTTATTATAAACAGAAAACCATCTCAAAAGGACGCAAACACTTGGTTGTTAAAAAAAGTATTTGGAGAAGAGGGGGAGAGTCTCGAAAATGCTAATAAAGGTTGA
- a CDS encoding YolD-like family protein codes for MNIRDGNIFEAMRLVLPEHRELMAQIRRERAKRKRLVLTEERLEEMQYALSEAVREGRAVRVTVFSPKRDVVLVGRVSVRGRELRVRTIDGEKVVKLDDVIEIE; via the coding sequence ATGAACATCCGAGACGGGAACATCTTCGAGGCCATGCGGCTTGTGCTGCCCGAGCATCGCGAGCTCATGGCGCAAATCCGCCGCGAACGGGCAAAACGCAAACGCCTGGTACTGACCGAGGAGCGCTTGGAGGAGATGCAGTACGCGCTCAGTGAGGCGGTTCGCGAGGGACGCGCCGTGCGTGTGACGGTGTTTTCACCGAAACGTGACGTGGTACTCGTCGGCCGCGTGTCGGTGCGCGGCCGGGAACTGCGCGTGAGAACCATTGACGGCGAAAAAGTCGTGAAATTGGATGACGTGATCGAGATCGAATGA
- a CDS encoding MFS transporter, whose product MGVIARLTWFAKWISLIGDVWFATALIWYWSSTLHQPYILSLLGLAFSLPGILSLFFGVFADRVGGKLLIVSSVWAQALICAGVALAVTDRSRVGLSITLVLIGTLGVLEAIRSNAISVVMSSFISADLRAQFIGLLHSVQSGIQLAARFFAASSLIWLSIQDIALIDCLSFVIAGILYIFLPVPLRKLPSSNEKYFRRSYVLDIIEGWKVIRTDGLSLRLLCVLLLSGPSMAVISGYVAWRIERNLHASSWWYSLSISMEMVGSMGAALLGAKVFRRVARRFGVTWIFLLDFLFMGISAFAMGFFNRIWVIVLCMCLVGVLQAGQNVVAPAYVLASYPKEIIGRAAAVFSTVEAGTQAIGSACMAICAKLLPVPWLFVGAGLLLVVSAPVIFIKLKIKLVTSPTYKNV is encoded by the coding sequence ATGGGTGTAATTGCACGACTTACTTGGTTTGCGAAGTGGATATCTCTGATTGGAGACGTGTGGTTTGCAACAGCTCTCATTTGGTACTGGAGTTCTACTTTGCATCAGCCATACATTCTTTCTCTTTTGGGTTTGGCGTTCAGCCTCCCGGGAATTTTGAGCCTGTTCTTTGGGGTCTTCGCCGATCGAGTGGGCGGCAAATTGTTGATTGTGAGCTCTGTGTGGGCACAGGCGCTCATTTGTGCGGGCGTCGCTTTGGCTGTTACTGATCGCAGCCGTGTCGGTCTAAGCATCACTCTAGTTCTCATCGGGACATTAGGAGTGCTTGAAGCAATCCGCAGCAATGCGATAAGCGTTGTGATGAGTAGCTTTATCTCAGCAGACTTACGGGCGCAATTTATCGGTTTGTTACATAGCGTACAATCAGGCATCCAGCTGGCGGCACGCTTCTTTGCCGCGAGTTCATTGATCTGGTTAAGCATTCAGGATATTGCTCTAATCGATTGTTTGTCATTTGTGATCGCGGGCATTCTATATATCTTTCTTCCTGTTCCTTTAAGAAAACTTCCCTCGTCGAATGAAAAATATTTTAGAAGATCATATGTTTTAGATATTATTGAAGGGTGGAAAGTGATAAGGACAGATGGACTGTCCTTACGTTTGCTTTGCGTACTTTTGCTCTCAGGACCATCAATGGCAGTCATAAGTGGATACGTGGCTTGGAGGATAGAACGCAATCTCCATGCTTCAAGCTGGTGGTATAGCCTTTCGATTTCCATGGAGATGGTAGGCTCCATGGGTGCGGCTCTATTGGGGGCAAAAGTGTTCCGAAGGGTAGCCCGGCGGTTCGGTGTAACGTGGATATTCCTCCTTGATTTTTTGTTTATGGGAATATCGGCGTTTGCGATGGGGTTTTTTAATCGCATATGGGTGATCGTACTGTGCATGTGCTTGGTAGGTGTGCTGCAAGCTGGTCAGAACGTAGTGGCTCCTGCATATGTACTGGCCTCATACCCAAAGGAGATTATAGGAAGGGCAGCGGCCGTATTTTCAACCGTGGAAGCTGGAACCCAGGCCATTGGAAGTGCATGTATGGCCATTTGTGCAAAGTTGTTGCCTGTGCCATGGCTTTTTGTGGGAGCAGGACTTCTGCTGGTTGTTAGTGCACCGGTGATATTCATCAAGCTAAAGATTAAACTCGTTACAAGTCCCACGTATAAAAATGTTTAG
- a CDS encoding MFS transporter: MKCSYLRRITIDSFHAFLVGRFFSRVGDKLFLVALPLVVQSMGYGAPLLSFANAIQYVANWAGGPLGGYLTERHSRKTVMLWVHVAQAVAIIGVVASTANKALFPLLLLVSMFLLHLASMVNRVNRFSLTTLLRDRDRLAAANAEIQLMESAARLVGPLAAGVVIAHLHLRAALWLDVLSFVIMGVVVVFAVRLQRTKEEARRPSYQFRDLWNWRYQGQPVVRRMLMVNSLSSVVFTFVSGFNVFLMSSAHHFGVMTISWILTVTAVVSMLLGFVLRVNVVNMAQPSFVKMALGLSVCGVGLLGMPFAQGALVYFLSYTLCILGMEFYQQQGQTWLQTHVSQSELNHAFVAMSNSANIITPVWMVVGGLLWRTVAPFLPLLVCAIMLFINMFICVLSLNFVNKEGEQHDEL; this comes from the coding sequence ATGAAATGTAGCTACTTAAGGCGAATTACTATTGACTCCTTTCACGCGTTTCTAGTCGGTAGGTTTTTCTCGCGGGTCGGTGACAAGCTGTTTCTCGTCGCACTGCCCTTGGTGGTGCAAAGCATGGGGTACGGAGCGCCTTTGCTCTCCTTCGCCAACGCGATCCAGTACGTTGCCAACTGGGCCGGCGGTCCACTTGGCGGCTATCTCACCGAACGGCACAGCCGGAAGACGGTGATGCTCTGGGTGCACGTAGCGCAGGCAGTCGCCATCATCGGCGTGGTGGCCTCGACCGCGAATAAGGCGCTCTTTCCGCTTCTTCTCCTTGTCTCGATGTTTCTCCTTCATCTCGCCTCCATGGTCAATCGCGTCAATAGGTTCTCCCTCACGACTTTGCTCCGCGATCGTGACCGGTTGGCGGCGGCCAACGCCGAAATTCAATTGATGGAGTCCGCGGCGCGGCTCGTGGGTCCCTTGGCGGCCGGGGTCGTGATCGCCCACTTGCATCTGCGCGCGGCGCTGTGGCTGGACGTCCTATCGTTTGTCATCATGGGCGTGGTGGTCGTGTTTGCCGTACGCTTGCAGCGGACGAAGGAGGAGGCAAGGCGGCCTTCCTACCAGTTTCGCGATTTATGGAACTGGCGGTATCAAGGTCAGCCGGTAGTGCGGCGGATGCTAATGGTCAATAGCTTATCGAGTGTCGTCTTCACATTTGTATCTGGCTTCAACGTGTTTCTCATGAGCTCGGCACATCACTTTGGCGTCATGACGATCTCTTGGATTCTAACCGTGACGGCTGTGGTCTCGATGCTTTTGGGGTTCGTGCTGCGTGTGAATGTAGTGAATATGGCACAGCCGTCGTTCGTGAAGATGGCTCTGGGACTTAGCGTTTGTGGTGTTGGGCTCCTTGGTATGCCGTTTGCGCAAGGTGCGCTTGTGTACTTTCTCTCGTACACTCTCTGCATATTAGGTATGGAGTTTTACCAGCAACAAGGGCAAACGTGGTTACAGACGCATGTCTCTCAATCAGAGTTGAACCATGCGTTTGTCGCGATGTCTAACTCCGCGAACATCATCACACCTGTGTGGATGGTGGTAGGTGGTCTGCTATGGCGTACCGTAGCACCATTCTTGCCATTATTGGTTTGTGCAATCATGCTTTTTATCAACATGTTTATATGCGTTCTTTCACTAAATTTCGTGAATAAAGAGGGTGAGCAACATGATGAATTATGA
- a CDS encoding acyl-CoA dehydrogenase family protein: MMNYEIRTVTNEKIRHQIYDKVDYFIQKERLKDIFSTGHPDILRVRKIASKYDLLKLDLPREYGGMGADVVTMANIYFRLGKISANAREIVGMGHGRLLLDRWDEDRQRWIDRIVSGESFVGIGITEDGAGSDVRKIKSSIRHLDGISSILNVNKDYISRIYEADIFVFFVRNVEDGAISCVVVDDLNSIDCLRVSRQPMGLDGWSFGGLVIRDLKIPRSNVLHGEGKGLDVLKRHFAYWRILVSMLCLGSAYQAIEETIAFCKERPIFGGRLSDLQSVGHRLAESVTYIEAAKSLCIMAAKAIDESSNNALKLSSMAKWYSTEVAYKCLHMCVRLQGARGYEFNNSTRRRLLDIEGFLIADGSNDLMKSIIYKELVGKDIYNKTLLR; the protein is encoded by the coding sequence ATGATGAATTATGAAATTAGGACAGTGACAAATGAAAAAATTCGTCATCAAATCTACGATAAAGTTGATTATTTTATACAAAAAGAACGATTGAAAGATATTTTTTCCACGGGACATCCGGATATACTTAGAGTTCGAAAAATCGCTTCGAAATATGATCTGCTGAAGCTAGATTTACCTAGGGAATATGGGGGCATGGGTGCAGACGTGGTTACAATGGCAAATATATATTTTAGGTTGGGGAAAATAAGTGCAAATGCCAGAGAAATTGTTGGGATGGGTCACGGTAGACTATTATTAGATCGTTGGGACGAAGATAGACAAAGATGGATAGATAGAATTGTTTCAGGCGAATCCTTCGTTGGAATAGGAATTACTGAGGATGGAGCTGGTTCGGATGTTAGGAAAATAAAGAGTAGTATTCGGCATTTAGATGGAATATCTTCTATTTTAAATGTTAATAAAGATTATATTAGTAGAATTTATGAAGCTGATATATTTGTCTTCTTTGTTAGGAATGTTGAAGACGGTGCTATTAGTTGTGTTGTAGTAGACGATTTAAATTCTATAGATTGTCTACGAGTGAGTAGGCAACCGATGGGACTTGATGGATGGTCCTTTGGAGGGTTGGTGATACGGGATTTGAAGATACCTAGAAGTAATGTCTTACACGGAGAAGGTAAAGGATTAGACGTATTAAAACGACATTTTGCGTATTGGAGAATACTGGTTTCAATGCTTTGCCTAGGTTCAGCTTATCAGGCTATTGAAGAAACTATAGCTTTCTGTAAAGAAAGACCTATTTTTGGCGGGCGTCTATCGGATTTACAATCCGTAGGTCACAGGCTTGCTGAGTCTGTAACCTATATTGAAGCTGCAAAGAGCCTCTGCATAATGGCTGCCAAAGCTATAGATGAAAGTTCTAATAATGCTTTAAAATTATCATCAATGGCAAAATGGTATTCAACAGAAGTCGCATATAAATGTCTACATATGTGTGTTCGACTTCAGGGAGCGAGAGGATATGAATTCAATAATTCTACTCGAAGAAGACTGTTAGATATTGAAGGATTCTTAATTGCTGATGGGAGTAATGATTTGATGAAAAGTATTATATACAAAGAATTAGTTGGGAAGGATATATATAACAAAACATTACTAAGATGA
- a CDS encoding IS3 family transposase, giving the protein MVRQLAKEGFPVPVIAKALGLNRTYCYSLLKPPVPKPKRPPVDKDALVKQWIRRLCEEFPTYGYRRIQVMLRRRYNLRVNHKRVYRLMKEMGLLVKAPKRGASRTKRRGKIPVTRSNEHFQCDMTKVWCGKDGWGYLFAVIDAYDREIVGYSFSRFCRTEDLLNAVDRALNYRFPNGVQGAGLTLRTDNGCQMTSRRFIEAMKACQINHERTGFNNPDADGYIERFFRSLKEEEVWLQEYSSFAEAKAGIESYIHFYNTERPHSALGYRSP; this is encoded by the coding sequence TTGGTCCGTCAGCTCGCCAAGGAAGGGTTTCCGGTCCCAGTGATTGCAAAAGCGTTAGGGCTGAACCGGACGTACTGTTACAGCCTGTTGAAGCCGCCTGTGCCAAAGCCGAAGCGGCCCCCTGTGGACAAGGACGCTCTGGTCAAACAGTGGATTCGGAGACTGTGCGAGGAGTTCCCGACGTACGGATATCGGCGAATCCAGGTCATGCTGCGTCGCCGATACAACCTGCGGGTGAACCATAAGCGGGTGTACCGGCTGATGAAGGAAATGGGGCTGCTGGTGAAAGCGCCGAAGCGGGGTGCTTCACGAACGAAGCGGCGAGGCAAGATACCGGTGACTAGGTCCAATGAGCATTTCCAATGTGACATGACCAAGGTGTGGTGCGGGAAAGACGGATGGGGTTATCTGTTTGCCGTGATTGACGCCTATGACCGAGAGATTGTGGGATACTCGTTTTCCCGATTCTGTCGTACGGAGGACTTGCTGAATGCTGTGGATAGGGCGCTGAATTATCGTTTCCCAAACGGCGTTCAAGGTGCCGGTTTGACGCTTCGAACGGACAACGGCTGCCAGATGACAAGTCGACGCTTCATCGAAGCGATGAAAGCCTGCCAAATCAACCACGAGCGGACAGGTTTCAACAACCCCGACGCTGACGGATACATCGAGCGATTCTTCCGGTCGCTGAAAGAAGAGGAGGTCTGGCTGCAGGAATACAGCAGCTTTGCCGAGGCGAAAGCGGGGATTGAATCGTATATTCACTTTTACAACACGGAGCGCCCGCATTCTGCACTGGGTTATCGCTCGCCGTAA
- a CDS encoding transposase, producing MPGRKWTVDEKMNIVLEGMMPGANISEVCRRHGVAQSLYYRWREAFLAGGRAGLQSGPSTREQELEKELQEARAKIGELTMQVDVLRKKSNWGRK from the coding sequence ATGCCGGGACGGAAGTGGACAGTGGACGAGAAGATGAACATCGTGCTGGAGGGCATGATGCCCGGTGCGAACATCAGCGAGGTATGTCGGAGGCATGGCGTGGCCCAGAGTCTGTATTACAGGTGGCGTGAAGCCTTCTTGGCCGGCGGACGAGCTGGACTGCAGTCCGGTCCTTCCACGAGGGAGCAGGAGTTGGAAAAGGAGTTGCAGGAGGCTCGGGCCAAGATCGGTGAACTGACGATGCAGGTGGATGTGTTGCGAAAAAAATCGAATTGGGGCCGGAAGTAA
- a CDS encoding RNase A-like domain-containing protein gives MTNSGSIRLARSRSTGRPSSSYTDLKTAQRAVNENMRVHRSQIEEFMANAQKDQRLIITHDHEKVIGRGVQKNSSSVESMTRSKVVIVKHSQDGDAFILTSYPIK, from the coding sequence TTGACAAACTCGGGTTCAATACGTCTTGCGCGCTCTCGTTCTACTGGAAGACCATCATCCTCGTATACAGACTTGAAAACGGCGCAACGAGCTGTGAATGAAAACATGAGAGTTCATAGGTCACAGATTGAAGAATTTATGGCAAATGCCCAGAAGGATCAAAGGCTAATTATTACACATGATCATGAAAAAGTAATAGGACGTGGAGTGCAGAAGAATTCTTCATCTGTCGAGAGTATGACGAGATCGAAAGTCGTAATTGTAAAACATAGCCAAGATGGGGATGCATTTATTCTTACGTCCTATCCAATTAAGTGA
- a CDS encoding contact-dependent growth inhibition system immunity protein yields the protein MKAEFEERLKNFLGGYWHQDVASTESGLQEVFMEHSPEEIRELIEIIQGFLDEPGDLDYKRSFIDYWADGVVFEDPIEWLRDILKKMSEYINLE from the coding sequence TTGAAGGCTGAATTCGAAGAGAGGTTAAAAAATTTCCTGGGTGGTTATTGGCATCAGGATGTCGCATCGACGGAGAGCGGATTGCAAGAAGTGTTTATGGAACACTCACCTGAAGAGATACGCGAGCTTATTGAAATAATTCAGGGCTTCTTGGATGAACCTGGTGATCTTGATTATAAAAGATCGTTTATCGATTATTGGGCGGATGGTGTGGTCTTCGAAGATCCAATAGAATGGTTGAGAGATATATTGAAGAAGATGTCCGAGTATATTAATTTGGAATGA
- a CDS encoding DapH/DapD/GlmU-related protein, producing MIIERRDVQMSLRVMKGKNVIIQDNVTFLCEDDSQGKDVSIGDNTIIRSGAIIYEGASIGNNVHIGHGCIIRSGVRIGDNTVLSHHVVVERNTCIGKWVRISALTHITGGVIVEDSVFIGAGVITVNDKRMVWKHRTLSPELAPPIFRIGARIGSGTVILPGVCVGEFAVVGSGSVVTNDVAPRACVWGNPAIYRYSVSGELLIPNGSYSPDAGGIGNEM from the coding sequence ATGATCATCGAAAGAAGGGATGTACAAATGAGTCTCAGAGTCATGAAGGGTAAGAATGTGATTATTCAGGACAATGTGACCTTCTTGTGCGAGGATGACAGCCAGGGGAAAGATGTGAGTATTGGAGATAACACAATCATTCGATCAGGCGCGATTATCTATGAGGGCGCTTCTATCGGCAACAATGTCCACATTGGACATGGATGTATTATTCGAAGTGGCGTACGCATTGGTGACAACACAGTCCTGTCTCATCACGTAGTGGTTGAGCGAAATACGTGTATAGGAAAGTGGGTTCGGATTTCAGCTCTAACTCATATAACGGGTGGGGTGATTGTGGAAGATTCTGTTTTTATCGGTGCTGGAGTAATAACAGTAAATGATAAACGAATGGTGTGGAAACACAGGACTTTGTCCCCAGAACTAGCCCCGCCGATCTTTAGGATAGGAGCAAGAATTGGGTCTGGAACTGTTATATTACCCGGCGTATGCGTTGGAGAATTTGCTGTCGTGGGTTCGGGATCGGTTGTGACAAACGATGTCGCGCCACGTGCCTGTGTGTGGGGGAATCCAGCTATTTATCGGTATTCCGTCTCTGGCGAATTGCTTATCCCGAATGGTTCATATTCACCCGATGCAGGGGGGATCGGGAATGAAATGTAG
- a CDS encoding DinB/UmuC family translesion DNA polymerase — translation MKRRAEVLRRKFKCETIGDVARLPVGVLKAEFGVWGEVIHRWANGIDWIDINPHSYHAPHKGFSHRTTLPRDFYERNEVAVVILELLDKVCHRLRQAHQAGRRVSLGLTYEGLTGGFYRAKTLPRATNDPRELYPVLLALFDEHWDGFGVRAVSVGVDMLQFRETVQLSLFANVPARTRLYETIDEIRARFGETSIMRAVSLTRAGQLRERSLRIGGHYA, via the coding sequence TTGAAGCGGCGGGCGGAAGTCCTGCGTCGCAAGTTCAAGTGCGAGACGATTGGCGACGTCGCACGCCTGCCTGTCGGTGTGCTCAAGGCCGAATTTGGCGTGTGGGGCGAAGTCATTCACCGTTGGGCAAACGGCATCGACTGGATCGACATCAACCCGCACAGTTATCACGCGCCGCACAAGGGATTCTCCCATCGCACGACGTTGCCGCGGGACTTCTACGAGCGCAACGAGGTCGCCGTCGTCATCCTAGAATTGCTGGACAAGGTGTGCCATCGACTTCGGCAGGCGCACCAAGCAGGCCGCCGTGTGAGCCTCGGGCTTACGTATGAAGGACTCACTGGAGGGTTCTATCGGGCCAAGACCCTTCCGCGCGCCACGAACGACCCGAGAGAGTTGTATCCGGTGCTCCTGGCCCTATTCGATGAACATTGGGATGGTTTCGGCGTGCGGGCCGTGTCGGTGGGCGTGGACATGCTGCAATTTCGCGAGACCGTGCAATTATCGCTGTTTGCGAACGTGCCGGCGCGGACACGACTGTACGAGACCATCGATGAGATCCGCGCACGCTTTGGCGAGACGTCCATCATGCGCGCCGTGAGTCTGACGCGCGCCGGGCAACTTCGTGAACGGAGTCTGCGAATCGGGGGGCACTACGCATGA
- a CDS encoding glycoside hydrolase domain-containing protein, translated as MTHPINAAQNIGYLIGCNLWLDFEGISDVSDITAIEWANDWFNAVQNAGYVPGIYVGEPEPLTSAQLYNDLNFSHYWRSCSNSTPDVDVRGYQMIQTNCSTTVLGINVDLDTVQTDNLGGLPIAEYYVP; from the coding sequence TTGACACACCCCATCAACGCAGCCCAGAACATAGGTTATCTCATTGGATGTAACCTGTGGCTAGACTTCGAAGGCATTTCCGATGTTTCTGATATTACAGCAATCGAATGGGCTAACGACTGGTTTAATGCAGTGCAGAACGCGGGATATGTGCCCGGCATTTACGTTGGAGAACCTGAACCATTAACTTCAGCCCAACTCTATAATGATTTGAACTTTAGTCACTACTGGCGCTCGTGCTCCAACAGCACACCTGATGTGGATGTCCGTGGATACCAAATGATTCAAACGAACTGTTCAACTACGGTTCTCGGAATCAATGTCGATTTGGATACTGTTCAGACAGATAACCTCGGCGGTCTCCCTATCGCAGAATATTATGTACCGTAA